From one Agathobaculum sp. NTUH-O15-33 genomic stretch:
- the topA gene encoding type I DNA topoisomerase, with protein MSKLVIVESPAKAKTIGKYLGSDYVVKASMGHLRDLPRKTMGVDIEHDFDPEYIPIEGKNKIITELKSEARKADFVYLATDPDREGEAISWHLKELLKLKDDKSKRVTFNEITKPAVKYGIEHPRDIDADLVDAQQARRILDRVVGYQLSPFLWRKVKRGLSAGRVQSVATRLVVDRENEIRAFVPEEYWTIEAALLTEAGGGFTARFYGDQTGKVELKNEEQTNAVVAAVTDKPFAVGPVKRGKKKKSAPAPFITSTLQQEASRKLNMTPRRTMSVAQELYEGVELKNVGLTGLITYMRTDSLRLADEATIAAAGFIRGRYGDAYYPGKPRVFKTKGNAQDAHEAIRPSDVKLVPEDIRDSLSPDQFKLYKLIWSRFVACQMSDAILDTVSADILCESYVFRASGHTVAFPGFTAVYEEGTDDDKKGEAGKPLPSFDEGDKLTVESLTPGQHFTQPPARYTEASLIRAMEERGIGRPSTYAPTISTIIDRDYVTKENKALRPTPLGEGVTGLLVDKFTSVSDYEFTANMEHELDEVEAGKLQYIQLLKNFYGGFENALEQAEKDLEGQRIKIQDEVTDIICDKCGRNMVIKSGRFGKFLACPGFPECTNTKAITEDTGAACPVCGAKVVKKKSARGYVYFGCDKYPECKFMTWDKPLKTKCPNCDSSLFRHTDRDSKEVTDICLREGCGYSELVKEGLPPEEAEKNRARREARAAKMAERAAAKAAAGEEEEGEKKTAAKKTAAKKTTTKKTAAKKTAAKKTTAAKKTAAAKKTADAEESASEEKTGAKKTAAKKTAAAKKTTTTKKTTAAKKTTAAKKTTAKKAAETADEGKEGADA; from the coding sequence ATGTCGAAATTAGTAATTGTGGAGTCTCCCGCCAAGGCAAAGACCATTGGCAAGTATCTGGGCTCCGATTATGTGGTCAAGGCCTCGATGGGGCACCTGCGTGACCTGCCGAGAAAGACCATGGGCGTTGATATCGAGCACGATTTCGACCCCGAATATATTCCGATCGAGGGAAAAAACAAGATCATCACCGAACTGAAAAGCGAAGCCCGCAAAGCGGACTTCGTCTATCTCGCAACTGACCCTGACCGCGAAGGCGAAGCAATCTCGTGGCACCTGAAGGAGCTTTTAAAGCTGAAGGATGATAAATCCAAGCGCGTTACCTTTAACGAGATTACAAAGCCCGCGGTGAAATACGGGATTGAGCACCCGCGCGATATCGACGCGGATCTGGTGGACGCGCAGCAGGCGCGCCGTATTCTGGACCGCGTCGTGGGCTACCAGCTTTCGCCGTTCCTGTGGCGTAAGGTGAAGCGCGGCCTGTCCGCGGGCCGCGTGCAGTCGGTCGCGACCAGACTGGTGGTGGATCGCGAAAACGAGATCCGCGCTTTCGTTCCCGAGGAATACTGGACGATCGAAGCGGCCCTTTTGACCGAGGCGGGCGGCGGCTTTACCGCGCGCTTTTACGGCGACCAGACCGGCAAGGTGGAACTCAAAAACGAAGAGCAGACGAACGCGGTCGTCGCCGCCGTCACGGATAAACCGTTCGCGGTCGGCCCGGTCAAGCGCGGCAAAAAGAAGAAATCCGCGCCCGCGCCGTTCATCACCTCCACCTTGCAGCAGGAAGCCTCGCGCAAGCTCAATATGACGCCCCGCCGCACCATGAGCGTGGCGCAGGAGCTGTACGAAGGCGTTGAGCTGAAAAACGTGGGCTTGACCGGTCTGATCACTTACATGCGTACCGACTCGCTCCGTCTGGCGGACGAGGCGACGATCGCCGCCGCCGGTTTTATCCGGGGCCGTTACGGCGATGCCTATTATCCCGGCAAGCCCCGCGTATTTAAAACCAAGGGCAATGCGCAGGACGCGCACGAAGCCATTCGCCCGTCGGACGTCAAGCTGGTGCCCGAGGATATCCGCGATTCGCTTTCGCCCGATCAGTTCAAGCTGTACAAGCTGATTTGGTCGCGCTTTGTCGCCTGCCAGATGTCGGATGCGATCCTCGACACCGTATCCGCCGATATTCTGTGTGAGTCATATGTGTTCCGCGCGTCCGGTCACACGGTCGCGTTCCCCGGCTTTACCGCCGTTTATGAGGAAGGCACGGACGATGATAAGAAGGGTGAGGCCGGCAAGCCGCTGCCGTCCTTTGACGAGGGAGACAAGCTTACGGTCGAGTCGCTTACGCCGGGCCAGCACTTTACCCAGCCGCCCGCGCGCTATACCGAAGCCTCGCTTATCCGCGCGATGGAGGAACGCGGCATTGGCCGTCCGTCCACCTACGCGCCGACGATCTCCACCATCATTGACCGCGACTACGTGACCAAGGAAAACAAGGCGCTGCGTCCGACCCCGCTCGGCGAAGGGGTGACCGGCCTTTTGGTGGATAAATTCACCTCTGTTTCGGACTATGAGTTTACCGCCAACATGGAGCACGAGCTCGACGAGGTCGAAGCGGGCAAGCTGCAATATATCCAGCTGCTCAAGAACTTTTACGGCGGCTTTGAAAACGCGCTCGAGCAGGCCGAAAAGGACCTTGAGGGCCAACGCATCAAAATTCAGGATGAAGTGACCGATATCATCTGCGATAAGTGCGGCCGCAACATGGTGATCAAGTCGGGACGGTTCGGCAAGTTCCTCGCGTGTCCGGGCTTTCCGGAGTGCACCAACACCAAGGCCATTACCGAGGATACCGGCGCGGCCTGCCCGGTATGCGGGGCCAAGGTGGTCAAGAAGAAGTCGGCGCGCGGCTACGTGTACTTTGGCTGCGACAAGTACCCGGAATGCAAATTCATGACTTGGGACAAGCCGCTGAAAACCAAGTGCCCGAACTGCGATTCCTCGCTGTTCCGCCATACCGACCGCGATTCCAAGGAAGTGACCGATATCTGCCTGCGCGAGGGCTGCGGCTATTCTGAGCTGGTTAAGGAAGGCCTGCCGCCTGAGGAGGCTGAAAAGAACCGCGCCCGCCGCGAAGCGCGCGCCGCCAAGATGGCCGAGCGCGCCGCCGCCAAGGCGGCCGCGGGCGAAGAGGAAGAGGGCGAAAAGAAGACCGCCGCCAAAAAGACGGCCGCAAAGAAAACCACAACGAAAAAAACAGCCGCCAAAAAGACGGCCGCGAAAAAAACCACCGCTGCCAAGAAGACCGCCGCTGCGAAAAAAACCGCGGATGCCGAGGAGTCGGCAAGCGAGGAAAAGACCGGCGCCAAGAAGACGGCGGCAAAGAAGACTGCTGCAGCCAAGAAAACCACAACGACGAAAAAGACGACCGCCGCCAAGAAGACTACGGCGGCAAAGAAGACCACGGCGAAAAAGGCGGCGGAAACCGCGGACGAAGGAAAGGAAGGCGCCGATGCATGA
- the rnc gene encoding ribonuclease III produces MLNLNYKFKNAVLLNTALTHSSYANEHKSQHLHHNERLEFLGDSVLGFVTADHLMNRFPDLPEGELTKIRASVVCESALCGIAAEIGLRDHIRLGHGEEAGGGRDRASILADATEALIGAIYLDGGIEPARAFVLRFIPKKVDASLAGCMFKDYKTMLQEIVQKNKQETLSYRLAGQSGPDHDKRFQMELLLNSNVFATGEGRSKKEAEQMAAKKALELMGEE; encoded by the coding sequence TTGCTGAATCTAAACTATAAATTTAAAAACGCGGTACTTTTGAACACGGCGCTGACGCATTCGTCCTATGCCAACGAGCACAAGAGCCAGCACTTGCATCACAATGAGCGGCTGGAATTTTTGGGCGACTCTGTGCTGGGCTTTGTCACGGCGGATCATCTGATGAACCGCTTCCCCGATCTGCCGGAAGGGGAGTTGACCAAGATCCGCGCCTCTGTCGTGTGCGAAAGCGCGCTGTGCGGCATCGCGGCGGAGATCGGCCTGCGCGACCATATCCGTCTGGGTCACGGCGAGGAGGCGGGCGGCGGCCGCGACCGTGCCTCTATTTTAGCGGACGCGACCGAGGCGCTGATCGGCGCGATCTATCTGGACGGCGGCATAGAGCCCGCGCGGGCGTTCGTTCTGCGTTTTATTCCTAAAAAGGTGGACGCTTCGCTTGCTGGCTGCATGTTTAAGGACTATAAGACCATGCTGCAAGAAATTGTGCAGAAAAACAAGCAGGAAACACTGTCCTACCGTTTGGCCGGGCAATCCGGTCCGGACCACGACAAGCGCTTTCAAATGGAGCTGCTGCTTAACTCCAACGTCTTTGCCACCGGCGAAGGCCGCAGCAAGAAAGAGGCGGAGCAGATGGCGGCCAAAAAAGCACTGGAACTCATGGGCGAGGAATAA
- the dprA gene encoding DNA-processing protein DprA: MSALQSYLWLATLPGLGPQAANLAVQAFGSPDAVYAADRAALAASAAGLNRRQVECLMDKSLTRAHDILSDCEKKDIRILTLGDSAYPDRLRAIADPPLVLYVRGRWPDLDAAPGIAVVGSREPTPYGVRMAEGLGRSLAEAGFVTVSGMARGADAAAHRGALRGGGITVAVLAGGVDLCYPQENRRLMGDILLSGAVVSENPPGTVHKGGLFPARNRIISGLAVASVVVEARSYRSGTMLTAHHALDQGRDVYAVPGPVDAGCSAGCNELLERGEAAILTGPETLLRAYAGMLPAPPDSARVREAFLRQAGGQTADAKAAWQAVEQRQAVKPLSAPQADEPAAAKPLPENLTAEERQVAELVRGGALTPAELVEQCDMAPARVMSIVTMLEMDGILKRERGMLTINNEELGVRK; encoded by the coding sequence GTGTCTGCATTGCAAAGCTATCTTTGGCTGGCGACATTGCCGGGGCTGGGGCCGCAGGCGGCAAATCTGGCCGTGCAGGCGTTCGGTTCGCCGGACGCGGTGTACGCGGCGGACCGCGCCGCTCTTGCCGCTTCCGCCGCCGGGCTGAACCGCCGGCAGGTGGAATGCCTGATGGACAAGTCCCTGACCCGCGCGCATGATATCCTGTCGGATTGCGAAAAGAAGGATATCCGCATCCTGACCCTTGGCGACAGCGCCTACCCCGACCGGCTGCGCGCGATCGCCGATCCGCCGCTCGTCCTCTATGTGCGGGGGCGCTGGCCCGATCTGGACGCCGCGCCCGGTATCGCGGTGGTCGGTTCGCGCGAGCCAACGCCTTACGGCGTGCGCATGGCCGAAGGGCTTGGACGGTCGCTCGCCGAGGCGGGCTTTGTTACGGTAAGCGGTATGGCGCGCGGCGCGGACGCGGCCGCCCACCGGGGCGCGCTGCGCGGCGGCGGCATCACTGTGGCCGTGCTCGCGGGCGGCGTGGATCTATGCTACCCACAGGAAAACCGGCGGCTGATGGGCGATATCCTGCTTTCCGGCGCGGTCGTCAGTGAAAACCCGCCGGGCACCGTGCATAAAGGCGGGCTATTCCCGGCGCGCAACCGTATCATCAGCGGCCTTGCGGTCGCGTCGGTCGTCGTGGAAGCGCGCAGCTACCGTTCGGGCACCATGCTGACCGCGCACCACGCGCTCGATCAGGGGCGGGATGTTTACGCCGTGCCCGGCCCGGTGGACGCGGGCTGCTCCGCCGGCTGCAACGAGCTTTTGGAGCGCGGCGAGGCCGCAATCCTGACCGGACCGGAAACGCTTCTGCGCGCCTATGCCGGTATGCTGCCCGCACCGCCCGACAGCGCGCGCGTGCGCGAAGCCTTTTTGCGGCAGGCGGGCGGACAAACGGCGGATGCGAAAGCCGCATGGCAGGCGGTGGAACAGCGGCAGGCGGTTAAGCCGCTCTCCGCGCCGCAGGCGGACGAGCCCGCCGCGGCAAAACCGCTTCCCGAAAACCTCACAGCGGAGGAACGGCAGGTCGCGGAGCTGGTGCGGGGCGGCGCTCTGACGCCGGCAGAATTAGTTGAGCAGTGCGATATGGCCCCGGCCCGTGTGATGTCCATCGTCACCATGCTGGAAATGGACGGTATCTTAAAACGAGAACGGGGCATGCTCACGATTAATAATGAGGAGTTAGGAGTTAGGAAGTAG
- the plsX gene encoding phosphate acyltransferase PlsX, with the protein MKIIVDAMGGDNAPESAVWGGALAAKQFGEEVVLVGKPEAAQAILAAKGLEGLPNLSIVPANDLVDMHDDPATVLRKKPDSSMAVAFGLLKKGEGDALVSAGNTGALLTGATLYGGRIKGIRRGALAPVMPCAGGQMMLCDAGANTECTAEMLLQFAFLGSLYAEKINGVKNPRVGLINNGTEDTKGDALRREAYGLLKAAGDAGRINFVGNVEGSMAPLGACDVAVCDGFAGNVMLKTIEGVAKFMAGEIKKVFYRNLGTKLSYLACKKGMDEFRGLFDQDRVGGAPFLGIAKPVIKAHGSSNEVAIMNAVRQAIAYTKSGMIEAVSENIQYMTVE; encoded by the coding sequence ATGAAGATCATCGTAGACGCAATGGGCGGCGATAACGCGCCCGAATCGGCTGTATGGGGCGGCGCGCTGGCCGCAAAGCAGTTCGGGGAAGAGGTCGTGCTCGTCGGTAAGCCGGAAGCGGCGCAGGCGATCCTCGCGGCCAAGGGGCTGGAAGGCCTGCCGAATCTTTCTATTGTCCCGGCTAACGATCTGGTCGATATGCACGACGATCCGGCCACCGTGCTCCGCAAGAAGCCGGATTCCTCTATGGCGGTTGCCTTTGGCCTGCTCAAAAAGGGCGAGGGCGACGCGCTCGTTTCCGCAGGCAACACCGGTGCGCTGCTGACCGGCGCGACGCTGTACGGCGGCCGCATCAAGGGCATCCGCCGCGGCGCGCTCGCGCCTGTCATGCCCTGCGCGGGCGGACAGATGATGCTGTGCGACGCGGGCGCGAACACCGAATGCACCGCGGAAATGCTGCTGCAATTCGCGTTTTTGGGTTCGCTGTACGCGGAAAAGATAAACGGCGTAAAAAATCCGCGTGTCGGCCTAATCAATAACGGCACCGAGGATACCAAGGGCGACGCGCTGCGCCGTGAAGCGTACGGCCTGTTAAAGGCGGCGGGCGATGCGGGCCGAATCAACTTTGTCGGCAATGTGGAAGGCAGCATGGCGCCCCTCGGCGCGTGCGACGTGGCGGTGTGCGACGGCTTTGCGGGCAACGTGATGCTCAAGACGATCGAAGGCGTGGCCAAGTTTATGGCGGGCGAGATCAAGAAGGTGTTTTACCGCAATCTTGGCACCAAGCTTTCCTATCTGGCGTGTAAAAAGGGCATGGACGAATTTCGCGGCCTGTTCGATCAGGACCGGGTGGGCGGCGCGCCGTTCCTCGGCATTGCAAAGCCGGTGATCAAGGCGCACGGCTCGTCGAACGAAGTCGCCATCATGAACGCGGTGCGGCAGGCCATTGCCTACACCAAAAGCGGCATGATCGAAGCGGTTTCGGAAAACATTCAATACATGACGGTTGAATAA
- a CDS encoding TrkH family potassium uptake protein, translated as MALGFIGIILLGAVLLTLPVSSRNGDFTSFQDALFTATSATCVTGLVVHDTATYWSNFGHLVILLLIQIGGLGFMTMASLASFLLRRTIALRERMVMGAGLNMTENAGIVRLTRRVLFGTLAFEGAGAVVLALRFIPLVGPARGVKMGVFHAVSAFCNAGFDLMGEPGRLYPSVTAYVSDPIVSLTLMVLVVVGGLGFFVWSDVWDKRNFKRLHLHTKLVLVTTGILLLAGFGLTLLFEWGNPSTLGQLNTGGKLLAAGFQSVTLRTAGFNTIDQAALTGPSQALGCFLMLIGGSPGSTAGGVKTVTAAILLLSTLSALRGRTTVFAFGRAIAPRSVMNAVTMLIVGFMLSLTGACAISFLEAAPFHQCLFEAVSAFATVGLSMGLTPALGTVSHFILIALMYLGRVGVLTLGVAVLMRRREPPKMHYPEGFVMVG; from the coding sequence ATGGCCCTTGGATTTATCGGCATTATCCTGCTGGGCGCGGTGTTGCTGACGCTTCCGGTCTCATCCAGAAACGGCGATTTCACTTCCTTTCAGGATGCGCTGTTCACCGCTACCTCCGCAACCTGCGTCACCGGTCTGGTGGTGCATGATACGGCCACCTATTGGTCGAATTTCGGTCATCTGGTGATTTTGCTGCTCATCCAGATCGGCGGCCTTGGGTTTATGACCATGGCTTCGCTCGCCTCCTTCCTGCTGCGCCGGACGATCGCGCTGCGCGAGCGCATGGTGATGGGCGCGGGCCTCAATATGACCGAAAACGCCGGTATCGTGCGGCTGACGCGCCGCGTGCTGTTCGGCACGCTCGCGTTTGAGGGCGCGGGTGCGGTGGTGCTTGCCTTGCGCTTTATCCCGCTCGTCGGACCGGCGCGCGGCGTAAAAATGGGCGTGTTCCACGCGGTATCCGCTTTCTGCAACGCGGGCTTTGATTTGATGGGTGAGCCGGGCAGGCTCTACCCCTCGGTGACGGCTTATGTTTCCGATCCGATCGTTTCTTTAACGCTGATGGTGCTGGTCGTGGTCGGCGGCCTCGGCTTTTTCGTGTGGAGCGATGTGTGGGATAAGCGCAATTTTAAGCGCCTGCACCTGCATACCAAGCTGGTACTCGTCACGACCGGCATTTTGCTGCTCGCGGGCTTCGGACTAACGCTGTTGTTCGAGTGGGGCAACCCGTCCACGCTTGGCCAGCTCAATACGGGCGGCAAGCTGTTGGCCGCGGGCTTCCAGTCGGTCACGCTGCGCACGGCGGGCTTTAACACGATCGACCAGGCGGCGCTGACCGGGCCAAGTCAGGCGCTCGGCTGCTTTCTGATGCTGATCGGCGGATCACCCGGATCGACGGCGGGCGGCGTAAAAACAGTCACAGCGGCGATCCTGCTGCTTTCCACGCTTTCGGCTCTGCGCGGCAGGACGACGGTATTCGCCTTTGGCCGGGCCATTGCGCCGCGCAGCGTGATGAACGCCGTGACCATGCTGATCGTCGGTTTTATGCTCAGCCTGACCGGCGCGTGCGCCATCTCCTTTTTGGAGGCCGCGCCCTTTCACCAGTGCCTGTTTGAAGCGGTATCCGCGTTTGCAACGGTCGGCCTGTCCATGGGGCTGACGCCCGCGCTGGGCACGGTGTCGCATTTCATATTGATCGCGCTGATGTACCTTGGCCGCGTGGGTGTGCTGACGCTGGGCGTCGCCGTGCTCATGCGCCGCCGCGAACCGCCCAAGATGCACTACCCGGAAGGGTTTGTCATGGTGGGATGA
- a CDS encoding FUSC family protein, with protein MLVGAGCIMAYQLIRCHTRAADTVQEALNAMLDEAGNCVCCLLTATATPADPETVRAELCKLSRVVYERRKRALCVSDASFSMLDAGRGLEHVILQLYALEGPITPAREVMLRQLQTQLSAFRAFTDKECGTLPLLNRNAFGPLDDAEAEELYRSAAYIREHLLHMADPDKRTAYRPTAQSLSIRLKAALDVSPVRVVYALRVAALLAAFTALVQHFQLPHGKWLLFTLASVSMPYADDVAPKAKKRLIATLLGGAVAWTAFSLLPSPGMRTAVMMLSGYLTSYFSDYRFTFACATVGGLGGAVTGLAGWREIGGMFGVRLGYILLGIAIACVVNRLLFPFMRRTATDQLWKKYAATTALLSELCRQPGVDVQLYYSLVIQAHLIEQKLLQNASDARYNGMGDLLATCRDRVRRAHRMRSAAGF; from the coding sequence ATGCTGGTCGGCGCAGGCTGCATTATGGCGTATCAACTGATCCGGTGCCATACCCGCGCGGCCGATACCGTGCAGGAAGCGCTCAACGCCATGCTGGATGAAGCGGGCAACTGCGTTTGCTGCCTGCTTACCGCTACTGCGACGCCCGCGGACCCGGAAACCGTGCGCGCCGAATTATGCAAGCTCAGCCGTGTGGTCTACGAGCGGCGGAAACGGGCGCTGTGTGTATCGGACGCGAGCTTTTCCATGCTGGACGCGGGGCGCGGACTTGAGCACGTGATCTTACAGCTTTACGCGCTGGAAGGCCCCATCACACCCGCGCGGGAAGTGATGCTGCGGCAGCTTCAAACCCAGCTTTCCGCTTTCCGCGCCTTTACCGATAAGGAATGCGGCACGCTGCCTTTGCTCAACCGAAACGCTTTCGGCCCCTTGGATGATGCTGAGGCGGAGGAGCTTTACCGGTCCGCCGCCTATATCCGGGAGCATCTGCTCCATATGGCCGACCCGGATAAGCGCACCGCCTACCGCCCCACGGCGCAATCACTTTCGATCCGTTTGAAAGCCGCGCTCGACGTCAGCCCGGTGCGCGTCGTTTACGCGCTGCGGGTAGCCGCGCTGCTCGCGGCGTTCACCGCGCTCGTGCAGCATTTTCAGCTGCCGCACGGCAAGTGGCTGCTCTTTACGCTGGCCTCGGTCTCGATGCCGTACGCGGACGACGTGGCGCCCAAGGCGAAAAAGCGATTGATCGCCACGCTGCTTGGCGGCGCGGTCGCTTGGACCGCCTTTTCGCTGCTTCCCTCGCCGGGGATGCGCACGGCGGTGATGATGCTGTCGGGCTATCTCACCTCCTACTTTTCCGATTACCGCTTCACCTTTGCCTGCGCCACGGTGGGCGGTCTGGGCGGCGCGGTGACGGGCCTTGCCGGCTGGCGAGAGATAGGCGGTATGTTCGGTGTGCGGCTGGGGTATATCCTCCTCGGCATTGCGATCGCCTGCGTGGTCAACCGCCTGCTCTTCCCCTTTATGCGCCGCACGGCGACCGACCAGCTTTGGAAGAAATACGCCGCCACCACCGCGCTCCTTTCGGAGCTTTGCCGGCAGCCCGGCGTCGATGTGCAGCTTTATTACAGCCTTGTGATACAAGCGCACCTGATCGAACAAAAGTTGCTGCAAAACGCTTCCGACGCCCGGTACAACGGCATGGGGGACCTGCTCGCCACCTGCCGCGACCGTGTCCGCCGCGCGCACCGCATGAGGAGCGCGGCCGGTTTCTAA
- the trmFO gene encoding methylenetetrahydrofolate--tRNA-(uracil(54)-C(5))-methyltransferase (FADH(2)-oxidizing) TrmFO, with protein sequence MHEKVTVIGAGLAGCEAAWQLAERGVPVVLCEMKPAVRTPAHHSDDFAELVCSNSLRSDELTNAAGLLKEELRRLGSLILRCADENRVEAGGALAVDREAFAKAVTEKINSHPLIEIVPGEVTELPAGRVIVASGPLTSDKLFDAIHLAVGGEFLHFFDAAAPIVTAESIDMESAYAASRYGKGTADYINCPFSREEYDAFWNALTAAEEAPVHGFEDARVFEGCMPIEVNARRGYDTLRFGILKPIGLPDPKTGRDPFAVLQLRRDNASGTLYNLVGCQTHLKFGEQKRVFSMIPALRNAEFVRYGVMHRNTFLDSPRLLDATYALKTDPRIRFAGQMTGVEGYIESTASGLVAGIASALEIKGKKLPALDRETATGALAAYISDHTVTKFQPMNINFGILEPLGFKVKGKREKNMQISERALGHIEALKGEIDA encoded by the coding sequence ATGCATGAGAAAGTGACGGTGATCGGCGCGGGCCTCGCGGGCTGCGAGGCCGCGTGGCAGCTGGCCGAACGCGGCGTGCCGGTAGTGCTGTGCGAGATGAAGCCGGCGGTCCGCACGCCCGCGCACCATTCGGATGATTTCGCGGAGCTGGTATGCTCCAACTCGCTGCGTTCGGACGAACTGACGAACGCGGCGGGCCTGCTCAAGGAGGAGCTGCGCCGTTTGGGCAGCCTGATCCTGCGCTGCGCCGATGAAAACCGCGTGGAGGCGGGCGGCGCGCTCGCGGTGGACCGGGAGGCCTTCGCAAAAGCCGTGACCGAAAAAATCAACAGCCATCCCTTGATTGAGATCGTGCCGGGCGAGGTGACCGAGCTGCCCGCCGGGCGTGTGATTGTCGCTTCCGGCCCGCTCACCTCGGACAAGCTGTTCGATGCGATCCACCTCGCGGTGGGCGGCGAATTTTTGCACTTTTTCGACGCGGCCGCGCCCATCGTCACCGCGGAGAGCATCGATATGGAAAGCGCCTATGCCGCTTCCCGCTATGGCAAGGGCACGGCGGATTATATCAACTGCCCGTTTTCCCGCGAGGAATACGACGCGTTTTGGAACGCGCTGACGGCCGCCGAGGAAGCGCCCGTCCACGGTTTCGAGGACGCGCGCGTGTTCGAGGGCTGCATGCCGATCGAGGTGAATGCGCGGCGCGGGTACGATACGCTCCGCTTTGGCATTTTAAAGCCCATCGGCCTGCCCGATCCCAAGACCGGGCGCGACCCGTTCGCGGTCTTGCAGCTTCGGCGCGATAACGCTTCGGGCACGCTGTATAATTTGGTGGGCTGTCAAACACATTTGAAATTTGGCGAACAGAAGCGTGTGTTTTCCATGATACCGGCGCTTCGGAACGCGGAATTCGTGCGTTACGGCGTTATGCACCGCAACACGTTCTTGGACTCGCCACGCCTGCTGGACGCGACCTACGCGCTGAAAACCGATCCGCGCATTCGCTTTGCCGGACAGATGACGGGCGTGGAGGGATATATTGAATCGACCGCCTCGGGGCTTGTCGCCGGGATCGCGTCCGCGCTGGAGATTAAGGGGAAAAAACTGCCCGCGCTCGACCGGGAAACGGCTACCGGGGCGCTGGCAGCGTATATTTCCGATCACACGGTAACAAAATTCCAGCCCATGAATATCAACTTCGGCATACTGGAGCCGCTTGGCTTCAAGGTAAAGGGTAAGCGCGAGAAGAACATGCAAATATCCGAGCGCGCGCTCGGGCATATCGAAGCTTTGAAAGGGGAAATAGACGCATGA
- a CDS encoding potassium channel family protein, whose protein sequence is MKSFLVIGLGRFGMAVARELSLLGQEVLVLDSSEENVQRIADSVTQAIVGDGEDEAVLRSVGARNFDCCIVSVGTDLEASVLITVMLKDMGAKYIVAKAQSPVHARVLERIGADRVVLPESEMGQRLAQRLARTNVVDYIGVSDDFSIVEIHPPHSWIGHSLGQLNVRAKYLINVLAIRHGEGGKVDVTPAVDQVIAEGDVLIVIGTNENVNQVVELE, encoded by the coding sequence ATGAAATCCTTTTTAGTGATCGGCCTTGGACGGTTTGGTATGGCGGTGGCGCGCGAGCTGTCGCTGCTTGGACAGGAAGTCCTTGTGCTGGATTCCAGCGAGGAAAACGTACAGCGCATCGCGGACAGCGTGACGCAGGCTATCGTGGGCGACGGCGAGGATGAAGCCGTTCTGCGCTCGGTCGGCGCGCGCAACTTCGATTGCTGCATCGTTTCGGTCGGCACCGATCTGGAGGCAAGCGTGCTCATCACGGTCATGCTGAAGGATATGGGCGCCAAATATATCGTGGCCAAGGCCCAAAGCCCGGTGCACGCCCGCGTGCTTGAACGCATCGGCGCGGACCGTGTGGTGCTGCCCGAAAGCGAGATGGGCCAGCGTTTGGCACAGCGGCTCGCGCGCACCAACGTGGTCGATTATATCGGCGTGAGCGATGATTTTTCGATCGTGGAAATTCATCCGCCGCATAGCTGGATCGGGCACTCGCTGGGCCAGCTCAATGTGCGCGCCAAATATCTGATCAACGTATTGGCCATCCGCCACGGCGAGGGCGGCAAGGTCGATGTGACCCCGGCGGTCGATCAAGTGATCGCGGAAGGCGATGTGTTGATCGTGATCGGCACGAACGAAAATGTCAATCAGGTGGTGGAGCTCGAATGA
- a CDS encoding TrmH family RNA methyltransferase, with amino-acid sequence MKANRTRRFAIWPGWAVKKKYRRETGEMLCEGEKMLREALSSNAKIGTVIARAGEKDAAFSALLGKAEEAGAKLYEAPDALFRSASEVETPGRVLFSCAQPRWGADILAEQKPVLLLDGVQDPGNLGTILRSADAFALGGVVLCEGCADPFSPKVVRATMGAIFRLPCPRLPLLEAVSLLRQNGLRIYAAALRADAVPICDSAMENAAVIVGSEGAGVTQAALDAADGSVIIPMAGRAESLNAGVAASILIYEMTK; translated from the coding sequence TTGAAAGCAAACAGAACGCGGCGCTTCGCCATCTGGCCCGGCTGGGCCGTGAAAAAGAAGTACCGCCGCGAGACCGGCGAAATGCTGTGCGAGGGCGAAAAGATGCTGCGCGAAGCGCTATCGTCAAACGCGAAAATCGGCACGGTGATCGCGCGGGCGGGGGAGAAGGACGCGGCGTTTTCCGCGCTCCTCGGCAAAGCGGAGGAGGCCGGCGCCAAGCTGTACGAGGCGCCGGACGCGCTGTTTCGTTCCGCCTCCGAGGTGGAAACGCCGGGCCGCGTGCTGTTTTCCTGCGCGCAGCCGCGGTGGGGCGCGGATATCCTTGCGGAGCAAAAGCCTGTGCTCTTGCTCGATGGGGTGCAGGATCCCGGCAACCTTGGCACAATTTTGCGGTCTGCCGATGCGTTCGCGCTTGGCGGCGTGGTATTGTGCGAAGGCTGCGCTGATCCGTTTTCCCCCAAGGTAGTGCGGGCGACGATGGGGGCCATTTTCCGCTTGCCCTGTCCGCGCCTGCCGCTTTTGGAGGCGGTGTCGCTGCTGCGGCAAAACGGGCTGCGTATTTATGCCGCCGCCTTGCGAGCGGACGCCGTACCCATTTGCGACAGCGCAATGGAAAACGCCGCCGTGATCGTCGGCAGCGAGGGCGCGGGCGTGACGCAGGCCGCGCTTGACGCGGCGGACGGCTCCGTGATCATCCCGATGGCGGGGCGCGCCGAATCACTCAACGCGGGCGTCGCCGCATCAATTTTGATCTATGAAATGACAAAATAA